GTATTGGTGCAAAACTTGTGGTTCTGATCTTTGAACTTTAGTTTGGTATTCTGGTGCCTGTTGTAGCCTCCGCAGCGAAGCTTAAGGCGCTGGCACGCTTGGCACTCGGGCTTTGCCTCGTCGCATTTAACGCGGCGTTGCTTGCATGTCACGCAGCCTCCGGAGCGTCCGCGGTTAACCATTGCGACAGCGACGGTGCCGGAAAAGGAGATCTGGTTGCGATGGATGGGTAAAGTTAAGTAACTTTATCGTAAAGCGTGCACAGCCGAGTTACAGCAGTGAGCTTACTCGTACTTATAATAGCAGTGGCTCGCGGGCGCGACCAATCAGAGGACCCCGTCGCAAAACGCTTACTCGATGTGGTTTAGCCTGGGAAAGGCCTAATGACGTAGAACGACTTGTGCCCTAATTGCCGCCTATATCGATATAAGAAGtataagaagaagagatggaacacaagaaaaaagagaaatcaatCAGAAACAACCGGTATAGTCATCACAGTTCTTTCAAGTTCTCTTTTTACTTCATTATTTGCCATGAAATTACACTCCTCCGTCTACACCGGCCCACTGTTGGCCGCTCTGTTGCATTGCGGTGTAGCGTCCGCCGCGTATAGCACAGCTAACAGCACCATGCTGTTGTTGAGCAATGACTCAACCATGAACTTCGACTTGCTAACGCCTCTCGGCGAATCCATCACTGGGGGAGGCGACGTCGGGCCTATCCTTGGCGCAGCCAAAGATATTAAACCCGGAAACATGACGTCCTTCACCGAGGTCTTCTATAAGCTCGCCAACGACACTAAGGCTCAGGCCGAAGACCCGGAGAATGCCTACGACCCTCTCAATGTCAGGGACACATGGTTCTCTGCGGCGCAGTACTTCCGCAGGGCTGACGTCTACAACCACGGTAACTGGAGCAATCCGCTCATCAACAGCCTGTGGGCCGAGCAGATTGAGGCGTTCAACAAGGGTATAGCTGCTTTGCCTATTCCTGGCAAGCGCATCCGCATTCCAGCTACCAAGGGTAACTTCACCGTCGAGGCTATCTGGTACTCTGCTTCCGAGAGCAAGAACGACAAGCTGCCGACGTTGATCATCGGGAACGGCTTCGACGCTGCGCAGGAGGACTCTTACCACAACTACGTGGCGCCCGCCCTGTCCCGAGGATGGAATTGTATCACCTACGAAGGTCCGGGACAACCAACGGTGCGCCGTAACCAGAACCTTGGTTTCATTCCCGACTGGGAGAAAGTCGCCATCCCCGTCGTGGATTATGTTCTCTCGGAGAAAAAGGACGTCGTAGACGAGAACCGTCTGGTCCTCGTGGGCAACTCCCTCGGCGGCTACCTGGCTGCCCGTGTCGCAGCGTTCGAGCCCCGCCTGTCCGCAGTAGTCTTGATTGACGGCGTCTGGGACAACTACGCTGCCTATATAAGGGAGCTATCATCGGAAATGCTCGCCATCTACGAGGCGGGCAACTACACGCAATTCGACGACGTCCTCCTCTCAGCTCGGAAAGCCGGAATGCTATCCACCGGCGCCGCCTGGGGCATTGACCAAGGCATGTGGGCGTTCCGGACGCACTCGCCCTCTGACTTCTTCACCCAGATCAAGCAGTACAACGTGTCGTCTTTCATTGACAAAATCAAGATCCCTGTGTTTGTCGGTGATGCCGCACTGGAGAGCAGTTATGTTGGACAGCCGAAGCAGGTGGCGGATGCGCTGGGCCACTGGGCTACTCTGCATACTTTCAAGGGAGTGGCTGGCTTTCATTGCCAGACTGCTGCTGGGCAGGAGCTTTCGAGGACTATCCATGCGTGGTTGAACAAGACTTTAGTCAATGTGACCCATGACCACTGAGTTACTGCTCAGTTGTAACGGCAGTTGCCTCAGTCAACGATTACTGAGCGCCTATATAGATTCCGATTGCTTGAGGGTCTGATTCGTTCCATTTCGGTCCCAATACATTTTGTTTAGAAATCCGAATATCCTTGATCTCCCTAGTACTGCGTTTCTTGAAGCCCGTTGGCCTACCACGTTCCACAGGCGCACCGGTTGGCAAGGTCTGATCTTGAATGTAATACTGCTTTAAGATGTCTTATAGCCCTTTTTTAGTATCAGAAAGTTAGAGTATATCATGAGTATTGTTAACATAACTATACAAAGTAAGAATCAAGATAATGGAAATCCTAGTAAACTCTATTAAAGTCAAAAGGCTATATAAGGCGTGGCCCAGAGTCCTTGTATCGGTATATCAGACATGCCGGCAACCGGGTCTAGATGAGGCAGCCTACGTGTTGCTCATACGTCGGACCAGTAAATGAGCCTATGTGCGACTGCTAATAACAGTTTCCTGGTTACAGGCAAGGGTTAATTCAGATCCATACCACGGTGCATATCTCAACGATCCCGGTTTGTGGGCGAATATGACGACATATACTAGAATAGGAAATAGTTGGAATAAGCTTAAACATTTTTATCCATTCTATAGTTTCCTTAGTAGTAGGTTTACTACTAAAGGAATTCATATATAAAAGCTCTGATACTGTAGACTGTAGAAAGTCGTAGATATTGCGAAGGTGGAAGCCGACAGTCAGGATTCAAATCAGTCTGGCACGCATACGCTGCCACGTTGTTTACTCTGCACTGAACAACCCTTCTACTACAACACGTTATCGCTAAAATCCACAGTATTCAATAGAACAAATCGTCATGACCATCAACGAGAT
This Aspergillus flavus chromosome 1, complete sequence DNA region includes the following protein-coding sequences:
- a CDS encoding Alpha/Beta hydrolase protein; translation: MKLHSSVYTGPLLAALLHCGVASAAYSTANSTMLLLSNDSTMNFDLLTPLGESITGGGDVGPILGAAKDIKPGNMTSFTEVFYKLANDTKAQAEDPENAYDPLNVRDTWFSAAQYFRRADVYNHGNWSNPLINSLWAEQIEAFNKGIAALPIPGKRIRIPATKGNFTVEAIWYSASESKNDKLPTLIIGNGFDAAQEDSYHNYVAPALSRGWNCITYEGPGQPTVRRNQNLGFIPDWEKVAIPVVDYVLSEKKDVVDENRLVLVGNSLGGYLAARVAAFEPRLSAVVLIDGVWDNYAAYIRELSSEMLAIYEAGNYTQFDDVLLSARKAGMLSTGAAWGIDQGMWAFRTHSPSDFFTQIKQYNVSSFIDKIKIPVFVGDAALESSYVGQPKQVADALGHWATLHTFKGVAGFHCQTAAGQELSRTIHAWLNKTLVNVTHDH